The nucleotide sequence ACCCCCGGCGGGCCCTGGAAGGTGTACGCCGTCTCCCGTCGCCCGCTCCCTCCCTGGTCCCCGCAGCCCTCCCCCGCCGTCACGCATCTGCTCCTGGACCTGGCCGACCCTGTCGCCGTGGCGGAGGCCCTCAAGCCGCTCACCGACATCACCCATGTCTTCTACGCTGCGTGGTCCAGCCACCCGACGGAGGCTCAGAACCGGGAGGCCAACTCCGCCATGCTCCGGAACGTGCTCTCCGTCCTCGTCCCGGGCTGCCCCGCGCTCGCCCACGTCTGCCTCCAGACCGGCCGCAAGCACTACATCGGCCCGTACGAGGCCATCGGCAAGATCCCCGTCCCAGACCCGCCCTACACCGAGGATATGCCCCGCCTCGATTACCCCAACTTCTACTACGACCAGGAGGACGTCCTCTTTGAGGAGGTCTCCCGCCGCGACGGCGCCGTCAGCTGGTCTGTGCACCGTCCCTCCGTGGTCTTTGGGTTCTCTCCCCGGAGTGCCATGAATGTCGTGGCCAGCCTATCCGTCTATGCCGCCATCTGCCGCAAGGAGGGCGCCATGCTGAGGTGGCCTGGGAGCAGGGTTGCATGGGAGGGCTTCAGCGACGCCTCCGACGCGGATCTTGTCGCCGAGCAGGAGATCTGGGCAGCCATCGATCCGTTGGCAAGGAACGAGGCTTTCAATTGCAGCAATGGAGATTTATACAAGTGGAAGCAGCTCTGGCCGATGGTGGCTGACCGATTCGGGGTGGAGTGGGCGGGATACGAGGGAGAGGACAGCCGGTTCATGCTCGCCGACGCCATGGCCGGGAAGGAGGCGGTGTGGGCAGAGATCCTCCAGGAGAACGAGCTTGTCACGACTGAGCTCCAAGAGATTGCCAATTGGTGGTTCCTCGATGCCGTGTTCAATGTCAAGTGTGAGCATTTGGATAGCATGAACAAGAGCAAGGAGCATGGATTCCTTGGATTCCGTAACACGGCCAAGTCCTTCAACGCATGGATTGATAAGATGAAGGTTTTGAAGATTGTTCCATGATGCTGCCACATCCCATTTCCTTTCTTTGAAGTTAGTTTCGTTACATCATTTCTGTGTTTGGGTTTGGGAAGGTGGCATGATGTAAAATGTTATAGTGCAGAATAAAGTATGACGACAAAATAAATCTCCGCGTAAATGAATTATCCATGCTCATCATGTAAGGCACTAATACTCGTGTTTGGTATTGCTGGTCTGTTGCTTTTGACTTCAGAACTGAGATAGCTCCCAAAAGCCGGCACATCTGGTTGATTGTTCTAATTGATTGCTGATGTTGGCATGTTTGACAAATATCACCAGTTGGGTATCAAAATCCGATTTGGAATCGTGTTTTCTGTCTCCAATAATAGCCCCTAATATCCCAtccagttttgctaaagcacatctaaatgtgccataagtattgcacatctaagttttatgtcattgatcttacgtcGAGATTCGTGTGTggatatttcctttttcttttctttttctctttgtgcttgaattcactcacttagatgtgcaataactagggcaTATCTaaatgtgccctagacacaccctaTCTCATCCACTACTTTTTCACCACAAAAAGATTCCAACCGCGGCAACGGAGCCTCGTTCTTAATCTGTAGTCTCTTTTCTCATGACATCACATGTAGGCTCTTTCTCATGGCACCAAAAAGTAAGCCCTATGAAGAGGACTAGAGGTTGGGGCCCGCTACTGCGGGCCGCTTGAGAGAAAGATGTGCGTGTGTTTCTCCATCTTAAAGGGAAAAAGGAAACAAAACCTCACTTTCATCTCAAAACTGGGGGAAAAATATCACATCAGATGGACATCACAAGTATACAATATATCCCATTCAATCCGAATGGATGTGACTTAATCTTTATGTATCAATCCTAAGGTCCTAACAAGACTGTCATCTTTGTTCAAGGTCAACAGAGTAGACAACTTCGGCCATCTTTGTTCACTGTAAAATTAGTCAAGACGGTAACAACACCAGCAAACTGACAAGGGTATCAAAAAACTTAGCATGGCAAATATACCCAGAATTTTCTTATGAACAAGTAACCATAAGAACAAGAAGAAAAATTCAAATTGGCGAGAAAAATAATCACAACCAAATGGATCGCAGAACACTGAAATTCCTAAACTAGGATTACGGTTCGGTCTGCAAGTTACAACCTGCTGGAAGAATCAGCAAACATACACATCTGAACGATTCTGCGTCTGCCTTCGTGGCAAAGCTGCTTGCTTCAGAACACACCTATGATACAGAGCTGAAAATGTAAATGGGACCAACACGGCTCGGCCACAGAAAATTCACCGTCGCCGAAACTGCTCTTGCCTATCACCTATTCTTTCATAAGAGATAAAACATCCTGATTTGAAGATCAGCTTAAACCAATGCCTACTTGCTACCTTCACCACCTTAATCAAATCCCCTCCAGGCAAATTACACTAGAAGCTATTTCATCCTCTCATGCAAAAACAGTAGGGCTGCTTTTTAGGAGCACATATTGTAAGTTATTTGCAGGCACAATACAAGAAGGCTAACATCAAACTAACTGGTGGAAAGCTTTAACAACACATAAGATAGAggaatgtggccgtatgcatcgcccagatgcagaggccgggggtcatcctccttttctaaaaaaaaagacaGAGGAATGCTGAGACTGCGGCAACTTAGCTAGATAGCATAGTCTCAGAGGGTTTACATTACAGAAATTTTCAATTGGTTCTAGGGACAACTTAGCTAGATGGACTACACAGTGATTGGAAGCATAGTTACCTGATTTGTACGAATCGAACCAATTCACTAGACGCTGGGTTCGTGAATCGGAACATGGCATTCACTGGACACCTTTGTCACAAAATATCCAAGGTTGCATAAAAGGCAACAAAATAAAAGACAACCGACTCACCCTAGTCTAAATGGGCAAAGCTCCCAACGAACTAAAGTTCAGGAAAAATGACGCTGAAAGCACAAAACTGGCTAGGTATGCAAATACTATCGAAATCGTATAGCGATCACAGTGGTTTGTCTCGCATAGCTCAGGGTTGACGATGAACCTAGATTCGCCAGCTGACATGCAAGCTGCGACGAAAAGAGTTACTGCTATCACCTGTAAAGAAACGAAATTAACTCAAATAGATTGATACGAAATAGAAAAACAGAGAAGTGCGAACATGCATGCTTATACCCCATCTCCAGTGGCAAAGAACCGATCCAGCAAACGATGCCGTAAACGACGCTTCACAAGCAGAGCTTACAGGTCCAAAATGGCCAGTGCCGAGCTCCACGTGCACAACAGACCAGCAACTGCAGCAACAAAGCTGGCCAAAAAACAGATCATTAGTTTGATATGTAAAAGAATTAAAAACGTGATTTTAGAAAATAAGAGAGAATGCTAACATAAAGTAGGGAACGGGTGCGGAGTCGGTGATGGTGGTGGCTATGACAGCAAGTGAGATGCCGGCGCAGAGGGACTGAGCACACTGCAAGACATGGCCAAAAGGTGTACCAGGTTTCCCTGGCACGTCGTTCATCCTAACATTGACGTGTGGCTGCTGGCCCACCGGAACCTCCACCGACATCGGGCGCACGGTTGCACGACTCATTTTCCTTCCTGAAAATAACAAAAAATTTAACTGAATCGTGTTAACCATATCGGTGGATAGAATAAATCATAACAAAACACctttaaaacataaaaaaataaaaTGTTCATTAATAAATACCTCCATgctttagcactggttcgtgccgaaccggtactaaagggggggggggggctttagtccccaccctttagtgccggttatggaaccggcactaaaggcctttacgaatcgggactaaagcccgattctgcactagtgataCATGAGCTTCCGCTTTTAACCAGGTTACAGTAGGTACAACTTGCGTGTATTTTCAAGAAACTTGCAAATAAATTATATACATCACAGCTCTGTTAGTGACAACAATGGAAGGCAACCAGACTTGGTGCATCCTACAAACCTAAAGTTCCACAACACACTACATAGACAGATGGCAACTAAAATAACAACTCCTTTGCAGTGGGATCATAAAACAAAAATATTTATAACTGAATCATAAAGTAATCACAGTCTCGAGGACTGCTGCACTGCAATCTTTTCAAAAGAATAAAAAATGGCATTTTTTTAACCTCAAGAGAAGTCTCAAGTACTAAACAATGACCACATTGCTGTTTCTAGTGAACTCTCTGCTAGGGATTCGACACCCATATTGGAAGAAGTGCGCAAGCTGCAGGCAAATACACTTTGGTTCCTGGTTGTATATGCACCCTATATGgggatttttttaaatattttaataAAAAGTCAAAATAGGTAAGAACTATTCTGAAAAAACACTTGACTTAATTTTGCACTGATATATAAATCTCGACGAAAAAAACAAAAGTTGACctcacagcaaaaaagacaaaatttatttgctattataggtcactattcacactattttagccaaaaaattgtcttttttgaaaagaagtcaacaggattttttttgtggattttatttctcacgagtacaatagaaggtcaagtttatttcaaaaatattttcaggaatTTTTGAGTTTTTGTTGAATTACTAATTCTTTTCCCATATAGGGTGCAAATGTCCCCATAGACCAAAAATTCCCCTCCGCAAGCTGCAACCTTTTTTGGGTGGTTTGGAGGCGCCGGACTAGGAGGGAAACAGGAGGGAGATCTGGAAGACGAGGGAGGCCCTGCGCCGGTTGATGGGGGGCGAGGCGGCGCTGGAGTGGCTGGACGGTGCGAACGACGAGGAGGCGACGGTCGATGGTAATGGCAGCGGCGGAGTGTCTGGACGGGGAGGGGGCGGCAGGAAGTCCCTTGGGCAGCGCTGGAACGGGAGGCGCCGGTCAATTGGGGATGTTCGCGCCGGTCAAGTGGCTGGACGGCGACTGGGCGACCCTCAGCGGGGAGGGCGACAACGGGTGCGGCGACGGACCGGAGGCGCATGATGCAAGAGAAGGGGAAGAACGACGACCGAGTGTTGTTGTTAGGTAAAAGTTTGTGGCCGGTGCGTCGGATGAAGATTGGGCCGGTCGCACATGGCACGTACGATGCAACACATTGATCGAACGCTTCCTGCTTCTCACACGTTGTACTACGTTGTGTCCTGTGGGACCCGCGTACCGCCCACATTTCCCTTATCCATCCACGCACTCATCCATCATCTCCCTCCTCTGATTCTTTTCCCCACACCCCTTTCTCCGCCATGGCTGCCACCATCAAGACATCGATGAGGCTCGCCTCCTCCCCTTCTGCTATGCGGTGGCCGTGGCCGATGCCCACCCCGGCCCCCCTTTTCTGCCCTTGTGGCCCTGCGCTCCCCCCTCTTCTTCCCTTTCTTTTTGTGTCCTATGGTGCTGCGAGCCTGCAACCCGCCATGGCCGTAGCTCCACCTTTCCCCGGTGATGGCTGCATGTGCAAGAATTTTTGCTGGAGCCCGCATCCGCATGTGCTACAACCGGCCACAGAATTGCTGCCACCAGCCACAGCATCGCCGGTGGCCACCGAGCGGCGTTGTCATGTGCAGGGAACAACCCCCAATTTCTTTTTGCTACATCAGTTTTATTTTTCTGCTGGAATCAGCATCAATTTTTGCTGCCACCATctcatttttttgctggaaccacggATCTTtttttgctaccatcatctttggatttttggtggaaaCGGCCAAATTTTTTGCTACCATCGGCTTTGTGTTTTGCTGGAGCCAGCACacattttttttgctacaaccatgtgGGTTCTGTGCCAGAACTAgaattttttgctacaaccgttgtCGATTTTTCCTACAACTGGCAAATGTTTTTGCTACGTTCAATTCACGGCGGAGCTGTGCCTGTGACGGCAACGATGATGATCTTGCTGGAATCGTCGTTGATTTTTGCTACAAGCGGCGAATGCTTTAGCTACGTCCATTCATGGCGAGTTGTGACCCGCGGCGACGACAACAATGTTTTTGCTACAACCGTGGATGCTTTTTGGTACGACCGACGTTTATTTGCTACATTCGTTTTATGGTGCGACTGGTGGCCATTTTGTTCTTGGAAACTCATGCAGCAAGTGTCGATAGCGAGGGCGGGGCGACGCACCAGAGTGCTACAACCATGGACGGCAACCGAGGCGAGGTACACTGCGAGCTTGCCGACGAGTGTTGCGGCCGGCGATTGTTGCCACCGGAGCTGCAACTCCGTCGTATATGCAGCTGCATCTGTGGATCCGGCGAGGAACGCAAGAGGCGACGAAGATGGTGATGCGGCCGGCGGCAGCGAGGCGGCGAGCGCCGGCGGCAAGCAAGGGCAGCGGTGGTCCAAAACGAGGGCAGCATGGGTCTGGGACTGTGTGCGGGATCcagcgagcggcggcggtggcgctagctttttctcctctttttttcgtgGGGGAGGATGACAAAAGAGGAGACAGGACAGATCTGACGGTTATGCCCGTCCAGATCAAACGGCTCTAGGTGGACCGACCGAAAttgcgccggtgcgccggcgcctagcaaCGCCCTTGTTAGGGATTTTGACCCTTCGCTGGCCCATCCACGTCACAAACCAGTAGCTTGGCTTGCCTCCGCCCAGTAGCACTGACTTCACGCccgcttttttcttttcttttctgttataaTTTTTTAAGTTTCCAATTTTTTTGTTTTAgtgtttctatttttcttttattttttgaagtGTTCATGGCACATTTCAAAaaaattaatcatgtatttgagaaaatattaaacatgtataagAAATATTCTTGGTGTACacgaaaaata is from Triticum aestivum cultivar Chinese Spring chromosome 3A, IWGSC CS RefSeq v2.1, whole genome shotgun sequence and encodes:
- the LOC123063559 gene encoding (S)-8-oxocitronellyl enol synthase ISY1-like, translated to MSWWWAGAVGAVKKSQEERTELSFQSVALVIGSTGIVGTSLIDILPRDDTPGGPWKVYAVSRRPLPPWSPQPSPAVTHLLLDLADPVAVAEALKPLTDITHVFYAAWSSHPTEAQNREANSAMLRNVLSVLVPGCPALAHVCLQTGRKHYIGPYEAIGKIPVPDPPYTEDMPRLDYPNFYYDQEDVLFEEVSRRDGAVSWSVHRPSVVFGFSPRSAMNVVASLSVYAAICRKEGAMLRWPGSRVAWEGFSDASDADLVAEQEIWAAIDPLARNEAFNCSNGDLYKWKQLWPMVADRFGVEWAGYEGEDSRFMLADAMAGKEAVWAEILQENELVTTELQEIANWWFLDAVFNVKCEHLDSMNKSKEHGFLGFRNTAKSFNAWIDKMKVLKIVP